A stretch of Pseudomonas sp. 7SR1 DNA encodes these proteins:
- a CDS encoding CAP domain-containing protein translates to MRAISSAMRLVVLSLGLAFAAGAAATEETQLVESINLYRSQSQSCAGQASLELPPLAMDSRLILSANGIGDLQQALARAAYPMVNVQAISLSGPRDAQAAMKAVQESFCQVVLDPQFVDIGVSRMDREWRIVLARPLLSARLGDWQAEGQKLLKLINSARAQPRRCGTQAFSATTPLSWNATLALAGVSHARAMANNNFFDHKDRDGRMPGDRAELAGYLGQLIGENIAAGQDTALKVVDGWLASPGHCANLMNPQYRELGAGYATDPKSDAGIYWTAMFGTQ, encoded by the coding sequence ATGCGTGCCATTTCATCCGCCATGCGTCTTGTGGTGCTGTCGCTGGGCCTGGCCTTCGCCGCCGGTGCCGCTGCCACCGAAGAGACGCAACTGGTCGAGTCCATCAATCTCTACCGCAGCCAATCCCAGAGCTGCGCCGGCCAGGCCTCGCTGGAGTTGCCGCCGCTGGCGATGGATTCGCGACTGATCCTGTCGGCCAATGGCATTGGCGATCTGCAGCAAGCGCTGGCGCGGGCGGCCTATCCGATGGTCAACGTGCAGGCCATCAGCCTGTCGGGCCCGCGGGATGCCCAAGCGGCGATGAAAGCCGTGCAGGAGAGTTTCTGCCAGGTAGTGCTCGACCCGCAGTTCGTCGACATCGGGGTCAGCCGCATGGACCGCGAATGGCGCATCGTACTGGCGCGCCCGCTGCTGTCGGCGCGCCTGGGCGACTGGCAGGCCGAAGGCCAGAAACTGCTGAAGCTGATCAATAGTGCCCGCGCACAGCCGCGCCGCTGTGGCACGCAAGCCTTCTCGGCCACCACACCGCTGTCGTGGAACGCCACCCTGGCCCTCGCTGGCGTGAGCCACGCCCGAGCCATGGCCAACAACAACTTCTTCGACCACAAGGACCGAGACGGCCGCATGCCCGGCGACCGCGCCGAACTGGCCGGCTATCTCGGCCAGCTGATCGGCGAGAACATTGCTGCCGGACAGGACACCGCCCTCAAGGTGGTGGACGGCTGGCTGGCGAGCCCAGGACACTGCGCCAACCTGATGAACCCGCAATACCGCGAGCTGGGCGCCGGGTACGCCACCGATCCGAAAAGTGATGCGGGAATCTACTGGACGGCCATGTTTGGCACGCAGTAG
- a CDS encoding LysR family transcriptional regulator: MNVSFRQLRAFILIAETSSFTRTAEQLHLSQPALSYSIRRLEETMGLALLARNTRSVELTPAGEHFLPQARRMLRDMDDAVRDARDTLSLSRGTLRLGALPTAAASFLPVVIASFQREHPGIRVSVLDGRAGEIMGWVQRGEVDAGITSLPDDLSGLSFVRLLDDNLVLLAHKDHQRDSLDGWKRQPYIALTPDTSIRPLADAALRYLNVEPEPAWEVAHMSTATGLVREGLGFSLLPASCTAVFNIGEQCSVIAIDQPGKRSIGLLQHKPVAQSPSLSRFMQHLRQTLRQEPL; the protein is encoded by the coding sequence ATGAACGTTTCCTTCAGACAGCTTCGCGCCTTCATCCTGATTGCCGAAACCTCCAGTTTCACCCGTACCGCCGAGCAGTTGCATCTGTCCCAGCCAGCCCTGAGCTACAGCATCCGCAGGCTGGAAGAAACCATGGGGCTGGCGTTATTGGCGCGTAACACCCGCAGTGTCGAGTTGACGCCGGCCGGCGAACACTTCCTGCCCCAGGCCAGGCGGATGCTCAGGGACATGGACGATGCCGTGCGCGACGCTCGCGATACTCTCAGCCTGAGCCGCGGCACCCTGCGCCTCGGGGCGTTGCCCACCGCTGCCGCGTCCTTCCTGCCCGTGGTCATTGCCTCGTTCCAGCGCGAGCACCCGGGAATACGAGTGAGTGTGCTGGACGGCCGTGCGGGGGAAATCATGGGCTGGGTTCAGCGCGGCGAGGTGGACGCAGGCATCACCTCATTGCCGGACGACCTGTCCGGGCTGAGCTTCGTACGCCTGTTGGATGACAACCTGGTATTGCTGGCGCACAAGGATCATCAACGCGACAGCCTGGACGGCTGGAAGCGCCAGCCCTATATCGCCCTGACACCCGATACCAGCATCCGTCCCCTGGCAGATGCGGCGTTGCGCTATTTGAATGTCGAGCCGGAACCGGCGTGGGAGGTGGCCCACATGAGCACGGCCACTGGACTGGTGCGCGAAGGCCTGGGATTTTCCCTGCTGCCGGCCAGTTGCACGGCGGTGTTCAACATCGGTGAGCAATGCTCGGTGATTGCCATCGACCAGCCCGGCAAGCGCTCCATCGGACTGCTGCAGCACAAGCCGGTGGCCCAGTCACCGTCGTTGAGCCGGTTCATGCAGCATTTGCGGCAGACGTTGCGGCAGGAGCCGCTTTGA
- a CDS encoding acyclic terpene utilization AtuA family protein produces MTKTIFVGCGAGFANDRPDAALRLAQDLAQRSGQRYIMLELLAERTLAEAQLRKRLDPQAGYASRLFDFLEPMMQVCIEAGIPIITNGGAANPRAAAQRLRDSLGDATPG; encoded by the coding sequence ATGACAAAAACAATCTTCGTCGGGTGCGGCGCCGGTTTCGCCAATGACCGTCCAGATGCCGCGCTGCGCCTGGCCCAGGACCTGGCGCAACGAAGCGGCCAGCGCTACATCATGCTCGAGCTGCTGGCCGAGCGGACCCTGGCCGAGGCGCAACTGCGCAAAAGGCTCGATCCCCAGGCTGGATACGCGTCCCGGCTGTTCGACTTCCTCGAACCGATGATGCAGGTGTGCATCGAAGCCGGGATCCCCATCATCACCAACGGCGGCGCCGCCAACCCCAGGGCGGCGGCACAACGGTTGCGGGACAGCCTCGGGGACGCTACCCCGGGTTGA
- a CDS encoding acyclic terpene utilization AtuA family protein, producing the protein MKIACVLGDDLLEQKPARYDRWLSLAPAEHDPVSVNVYTGADGIATALAEGAGVVLCGRVADPSLAVGAIRHGLGWAADDWQKMAVATAAGHLLECCTQVTGGYFAHPGMKDVPDPANLGCPIAEIHENGRLILGKTRHCGGWVSEQTVKEQLLYEVHDPQRYLTPDVVLDLGQAQVRALGDDRVEISGLLGHPRPDTLKGLVGVRGLWFGEAEISYAGPGAVARAALAREILLQRFDRLAPGVQPWIDLSGIASLFNDHDGRYLQQRLAQAPALDDVRVRVGLTHSQRSLVEALLAEVESLYTNGPAGGGGVRRHLSEAVTTRSFLLPRSEIHTTLEWH; encoded by the coding sequence TTGAAAATTGCCTGCGTACTGGGCGACGACCTGCTGGAGCAAAAGCCAGCACGCTACGATCGCTGGCTGTCCCTGGCTCCGGCGGAACACGACCCGGTGTCGGTGAATGTCTATACCGGCGCCGACGGCATCGCGACGGCGCTGGCCGAAGGCGCCGGTGTCGTGCTCTGCGGTCGGGTAGCCGATCCGTCGCTGGCGGTGGGGGCGATACGACACGGGCTGGGTTGGGCCGCCGACGATTGGCAGAAGATGGCGGTTGCGACCGCGGCCGGGCACCTGCTGGAGTGTTGCACCCAAGTCACCGGCGGCTATTTTGCCCATCCAGGGATGAAAGATGTTCCGGATCCGGCCAACCTCGGCTGCCCGATCGCCGAGATCCATGAGAACGGTCGCCTGATCCTCGGCAAGACCCGCCATTGTGGTGGATGGGTCAGCGAACAGACAGTCAAGGAGCAACTGCTGTATGAAGTGCACGACCCACAGCGATACCTGACACCAGACGTCGTGCTGGACCTGGGCCAGGCACAGGTGCGGGCGTTGGGCGACGACCGGGTGGAAATCAGCGGCCTGCTCGGGCATCCGCGTCCCGATACACTCAAGGGCCTGGTGGGCGTGCGCGGCCTCTGGTTCGGCGAGGCGGAAATCTCCTATGCCGGCCCTGGCGCCGTGGCCCGTGCGGCCCTGGCCCGGGAAATCCTGTTGCAGCGCTTCGACAGGTTGGCACCCGGCGTGCAGCCCTGGATCGACTTATCCGGCATCGCCAGCCTGTTCAACGACCATGATGGCCGCTATCTGCAACAACGCCTGGCCCAGGCCCCAGCGCTCGACGATGTACGCGTGCGGGTTGGCCTGACCCATTCCCAGCGATCTCTGGTCGAAGCTCTCCTGGCCGAGGTGGAGTCGCTCTATACCAACGGACCGGCCGGTGGCGGAGGCGTTCGTCGCCACCTCAGCGAAGCCGTCACGACCCGCAGCTTCCTTCTGCCGCGAAGCGAAATCCATACGACCTTGGAGTGGCACTGA
- a CDS encoding AtuA-related protein translates to MNMVLLADYAHARAGDKGNILSVAVFPHDPAHYPWLVRELSAARVAAQFATRRPSRVHRYELPNLKALNFVLEDALEGGVNLSCGLDRHGKSLSYLLLALCLPEPPG, encoded by the coding sequence ATGAACATGGTCCTGCTCGCCGACTACGCCCACGCCCGCGCCGGAGACAAAGGCAACATCCTCAGTGTCGCGGTGTTTCCCCACGATCCGGCGCACTACCCATGGTTGGTACGCGAGCTGAGCGCGGCGCGCGTCGCCGCGCAATTCGCCACGCGACGGCCCTCCCGGGTCCATCGCTACGAGCTGCCGAACCTCAAGGCACTCAACTTCGTGCTCGAAGATGCACTGGAGGGGGGCGTGAACCTGAGCTGCGGCCTAGACCGCCACGGCAAGAGCCTGAGCTACCTGTTATTGGCCCTGTGCCTGCCCGAACCACCGGGCTGA
- a CDS encoding CitMHS family transporter — MITLLGFTMMLGIIGLILMRRISPVVAFTTLPVAICLLAGFNLGQIGEFIKAGLATVAPTAALFLFAILFFGIMRDRGLFDPLVNLLIRSTGGKPLAVAWVTVLVTSVVHLDGVGAATFLLTIPALLPLYKRLNMSPAMLLCLVGTTAGVVNMVPWGGTTARAAAVSGLDATELWLGLLPVQMVGLACMLLVATVLGLRAQRRRPLSLGAAATCDLDELQLQGREFSLSPRDLRYWLNVILTGGILACLFTGIFPLYACFMVGLGIALPLNFPSLDAQAERLKAHAFDALQMVLVMMAAAVLLGVLSGAKMSDGMALALIDILPAGSAQYLHVIIGMFGVPLGMIFSPDAYYFALLPVIKDVAAAAGVPLEAVARAMLIGENTGFSISPVVPSVYLALALSGVELRKHMAYTFFWAWGVSLVMLAFAVATGAIQV, encoded by the coding sequence ATGATCACTCTCCTGGGATTCACGATGATGCTGGGCATCATCGGGCTGATACTGATGCGCCGGATCAGCCCCGTGGTGGCTTTCACCACCCTGCCCGTCGCCATCTGCCTGCTGGCCGGTTTCAACCTTGGACAGATCGGTGAATTCATCAAGGCCGGGCTGGCCACGGTGGCCCCGACGGCCGCGTTGTTCCTGTTCGCCATCCTGTTTTTCGGCATCATGCGCGATCGTGGATTGTTCGACCCGCTGGTCAACCTGCTGATCCGCAGCACCGGCGGCAAGCCCCTCGCCGTGGCGTGGGTCACGGTACTGGTGACCTCCGTCGTGCACCTGGACGGGGTCGGCGCCGCCACTTTCCTGCTGACCATTCCGGCGTTGCTGCCTTTGTACAAGCGGCTGAACATGAGCCCCGCCATGCTGCTGTGCCTGGTGGGTACCACGGCGGGGGTCGTGAACATGGTGCCTTGGGGCGGCACCACGGCCCGGGCCGCCGCTGTCTCCGGGTTGGATGCCACCGAGCTGTGGCTGGGGCTGCTGCCGGTGCAGATGGTGGGTCTGGCCTGCATGCTGCTGGTGGCGACAGTGCTGGGGCTGCGGGCCCAGCGCCGTCGCCCCCTGTCGTTGGGCGCGGCGGCCACATGCGACCTGGATGAACTGCAACTCCAGGGCCGTGAGTTCAGCCTCTCTCCCCGGGACCTGCGCTACTGGCTGAATGTGATCCTGACCGGCGGGATCCTGGCGTGCCTGTTCACCGGCATCTTTCCGCTCTATGCCTGTTTCATGGTCGGCCTGGGTATCGCCTTGCCATTGAACTTCCCCTCCCTGGATGCACAGGCCGAGCGTCTCAAGGCCCATGCGTTCGATGCGCTGCAAATGGTGCTGGTGATGATGGCCGCCGCCGTGCTGCTGGGCGTGCTTTCCGGCGCCAAGATGTCCGATGGCATGGCCTTGGCATTGATCGATATCCTGCCAGCCGGTTCGGCCCAGTACCTGCACGTGATCATCGGTATGTTCGGCGTCCCCCTGGGCATGATCTTCTCGCCGGACGCCTACTACTTCGCCCTGTTGCCTGTGATCAAGGACGTGGCCGCCGCTGCCGGGGTCCCCCTCGAGGCCGTGGCTCGCGCCATGCTGATCGGCGAGAACACCGGTTTCTCCATCAGCCCGGTGGTACCCAGCGTCTACCTGGCACTGGCCCTGAGCGGCGTGGAACTGCGCAAGCACATGGCGTACACCTTTTTCTGGGCCTGGGGCGTCAGCCTGGTAATGCTGGCTTTCGCCGTGGCGACCGGGGCGATCCAGGTGTGA
- a CDS encoding NAD(P)/FAD-dependent oxidoreductase gives MDYDVIIAGGSYAGLSAGLQLARARRRVLVIDAGQRRNRFAATSHGFLGQDGRAPGDIAEDARRQLMAYPTVQWLADCAVSARKEGDGFSLETAGGQCYSARRLLLATGVTDELPAVQGLAERWGTSVFHCPYCHGYELEQGPIGVLATSQMSLHHALMLPDWGPTTFLLNGAFEPDPEQRASLERRGVTLVSQRVRRIEGERADAVLVDGRVVALDGLFVLPRTRVAGTLAATLGCDFEDGPLGAFIQSDMTRETSVPGVFVCGDAAMPFGSVALAVGDGVRAGSGVHRSLIFDTH, from the coding sequence ATGGATTACGACGTCATCATCGCCGGCGGCAGCTATGCCGGTCTGTCCGCAGGTCTTCAACTGGCTCGCGCCCGGCGCAGGGTGCTGGTGATCGATGCCGGCCAGCGTCGAAACCGCTTCGCCGCGACGTCCCATGGCTTCCTTGGCCAGGACGGTCGTGCCCCCGGAGACATTGCCGAGGATGCCCGTCGGCAGTTGATGGCCTATCCAACGGTGCAATGGCTTGCCGATTGCGCAGTCAGCGCCCGCAAGGAAGGGGATGGCTTCAGCCTGGAAACCGCCGGCGGGCAATGCTACAGCGCCCGGCGCCTGCTGCTGGCCACGGGAGTGACCGATGAGCTGCCGGCGGTGCAAGGCCTGGCCGAGCGCTGGGGCACAAGTGTTTTCCATTGCCCGTACTGCCACGGCTACGAGCTGGAGCAAGGGCCCATAGGCGTGCTGGCGACTTCGCAAATGTCGCTGCACCATGCCTTGATGCTGCCAGACTGGGGGCCCACCACCTTCCTGCTCAACGGCGCGTTCGAGCCTGACCCCGAACAACGGGCGAGCCTCGAGCGGCGCGGCGTGACACTGGTATCGCAACGGGTGCGGCGCATCGAGGGCGAGCGGGCCGACGCCGTACTGGTCGATGGGCGTGTGGTGGCCCTCGATGGCCTGTTCGTCTTGCCGCGCACCCGCGTCGCCGGCACCCTGGCCGCGACCCTGGGCTGCGATTTCGAAGACGGCCCGCTTGGCGCCTTCATCCAGAGCGACATGACCCGGGAAACCAGCGTGCCGGGGGTGTTCGTCTGTGGTGATGCGGCCATGCCCTTCGGCTCGGTGGCGCTGGCCGTCGGTGATGGCGTGCGGGCGGGGTCGGGGGTGCACCGGTCGTTGATTTTCGACACGCATTGA
- a CDS encoding Rrf2 family transcriptional regulator has product MRNDTRLSRMLHVLIHMDRHQQSATSDTIAQMLGTNPVVVRRTMALLKEQGYVTSEKGHRGGWTLSKPLSEMTLLDIHQALGNTTIFAIGLSTDHPQCLVEQAVNAALTDAFDEAQALLLKRLGSITLAQLAEDFDQRFREGCGAGTDGLSPVERNGH; this is encoded by the coding sequence ATGAGAAACGACACCCGCCTGTCCCGCATGCTTCACGTCCTGATCCATATGGATCGCCATCAGCAATCGGCCACCTCTGACACCATCGCGCAGATGCTGGGTACCAATCCCGTCGTGGTGCGCCGCACCATGGCCCTGCTCAAGGAGCAGGGCTACGTCACCTCGGAAAAAGGCCACCGTGGCGGCTGGACCCTGAGCAAGCCCTTGTCGGAAATGACCTTGCTGGACATCCACCAGGCCCTGGGCAACACCACGATCTTTGCCATCGGCCTGTCCACCGATCACCCGCAGTGCCTGGTGGAGCAAGCCGTCAACGCGGCGCTGACGGATGCGTTCGATGAGGCGCAAGCCTTGCTGCTCAAGCGCCTGGGAAGCATTACCCTGGCGCAGTTGGCGGAGGATTTCGACCAGCGTTTTCGGGAGGGTTGCGGGGCAGGCACCGATGGCCTTTCCCCTGTGGAACGCAACGGGCATTGA
- the mqo gene encoding malate dehydrogenase (quinone): protein MLKKTHTALLGLAMAMGLATTHAAEPKKVDVLLIGGGIMSTTLGVWLNELEPGWTMEMVERLDGVAEESSNGWNNAGTGHSALAELNYTPEDKNGKVDISKAIEINEAFQISRQFWSWQVKNGVLKNPRSFINSTPHMSFLWGEENIAFLKKRYEALQASPLFAGMQYSEDPEQISKWVPLMMQGRDPSQKVAATWSPLGTDVNFGEITRQFATYLQTKPNFSLKLSSEVEDITRNEDGSWRVSYKNLKDGTETETDAKFVFIGAGGGALHLLQKSDIPEAREYAGFPVGGSFLVTENPTIAQLHLAKAYGKASVGAPPMSVPHLDTRVLDGKRVILFGPFATFSTKFLKNGSYFDLLTSTTTHNVWPMTKVGIEQYPLVEYLAGQLMLSDEDRFNALKEYFPEAKQEDWRLWQAGQRVQIIKRDEEKGGVLKLGTEVVASQDGSIAGLLGASPGASTAAPIMLTVLEKVFKDKVATPAWQEKLRQIVPSYGTKLNESPERVAQEWAYTSEVLQLDPPPAIGKPGAAVVPAKPAAAREANPAADMAL from the coding sequence ATGTTGAAGAAAACACACACGGCGCTACTGGGCCTGGCGATGGCGATGGGTCTTGCGACCACGCACGCCGCCGAGCCAAAAAAAGTGGATGTCTTGCTCATCGGTGGGGGCATCATGAGCACGACTCTCGGCGTCTGGCTCAATGAGCTGGAGCCGGGCTGGACCATGGAAATGGTCGAGCGCCTGGACGGTGTTGCCGAAGAGAGCTCCAACGGCTGGAACAATGCCGGTACCGGCCACTCTGCGCTGGCTGAATTGAACTACACGCCGGAAGACAAGAACGGCAAGGTCGACATCTCCAAGGCCATCGAAATCAACGAGGCCTTCCAGATCTCCCGTCAGTTCTGGTCCTGGCAGGTCAAGAACGGTGTACTGAAGAACCCGCGCTCGTTCATCAACTCCACGCCGCACATGAGTTTCCTGTGGGGCGAGGAGAACATCGCGTTCCTGAAGAAGCGCTACGAAGCGCTCCAGGCCAGCCCGTTGTTCGCCGGCATGCAGTACTCCGAAGATCCCGAGCAGATCAGCAAATGGGTTCCGCTGATGATGCAAGGTCGTGATCCGAGCCAGAAAGTGGCAGCCACCTGGAGTCCCCTGGGCACCGACGTGAACTTCGGCGAGATCACCCGTCAGTTCGCGACCTACCTGCAAACCAAGCCGAACTTCTCCCTCAAGCTGTCCAGCGAAGTGGAAGACATCACCCGCAATGAAGACGGCAGCTGGCGCGTTTCGTACAAGAACCTGAAGGACGGTACCGAAACCGAGACCGACGCCAAGTTCGTCTTCATCGGCGCCGGTGGCGGTGCGCTGCACCTGCTGCAGAAGTCCGACATTCCGGAAGCCCGTGAATACGCCGGTTTCCCGGTAGGTGGCTCGTTCCTGGTGACCGAGAACCCGACCATCGCCCAACTGCACCTGGCCAAGGCCTACGGCAAGGCTTCGGTCGGCGCGCCGCCGATGTCGGTGCCGCACCTGGACACCCGCGTGCTCGATGGCAAGCGTGTGATCCTGTTTGGCCCGTTCGCGACGTTCTCCACCAAGTTCCTCAAGAACGGTTCGTACTTCGACCTGCTGACCAGCACCACCACCCACAACGTGTGGCCGATGACCAAGGTCGGTATCGAGCAGTACCCTCTGGTCGAGTACCTGGCCGGCCAGCTGATGCTGTCGGATGAAGATCGTTTCAATGCCCTCAAGGAATACTTCCCTGAGGCCAAGCAGGAAGACTGGCGCCTGTGGCAAGCCGGCCAGCGCGTACAGATCATCAAGCGTGACGAGGAGAAGGGCGGTGTCCTGAAGCTCGGTACCGAAGTGGTCGCGTCCCAGGATGGCAGCATCGCCGGCCTGCTGGGTGCCTCGCCAGGCGCTTCGACCGCTGCGCCGATCATGCTGACCGTGCTCGAGAAAGTCTTCAAGGACAAGGTCGCCACCCCGGCCTGGCAGGAAAAACTGCGCCAGATCGTGCCGAGCTACGGCACCAAGCTCAACGAAAGCCCTGAGCGCGTCGCTCAGGAATGGGCGTACACCAGCGAGGTCCTGCAACTGGACCCGCCGCCGGCAATCGGCAAGCCAGGCGCTGCCGTGGTTCCGGCCAAACCGGCTGCCGCCCGTGAAGCCAATCCGGCGGCCGACATGGCGCTGTAA
- a CDS encoding DUF1624 domain-containing protein, whose protein sequence is MSLFPRATSPSGVSAPTLASSAAATHVRMLAIDALRGFVMLLMLVDHVRETFLLHRQVSDPIDALSVTPDLYFTRLLSTLCAPVFIFLTGLSAWLYSQKHTAGQTSLFLLKRGLFLVFLELTFVCFAWNAEFPPRTLWLQVIWCIGLCMIVLAALLHLKRSWLIALGVVIVAGHNLLDGVVLGPDSPFFVPWSILHQRAFIDITEFTRARTTYPVLPWIGVILLGWAIGPWFGKDTAPAVRLRRLLQVGIGLLLAFVLIRYLNVYGDKPWVQTGDALRTVMSFLSATKYPPSLMFLLPTLGVGLILLALFEKARQRGSIALLAIYGGAPMFFYLLHLYVLKALYLVAVAIWGTNQGAYYGFDHLPMVWLWSVLLAVVLFFPTRWFAGVKQRRRDIAILKYF, encoded by the coding sequence ATGAGCCTATTCCCACGCGCGACGAGTCCGTCCGGCGTCAGCGCGCCCACCCTGGCCTCCAGCGCCGCCGCCACCCACGTCCGCATGCTCGCCATCGATGCGTTGCGCGGTTTTGTCATGCTGTTGATGCTGGTGGACCATGTCCGCGAGACCTTTCTGCTGCACCGCCAGGTCAGCGACCCCATCGACGCACTGAGCGTCACTCCGGACCTGTATTTCACCCGCCTGCTCAGCACGCTCTGCGCCCCGGTGTTCATTTTCCTCACCGGCCTGTCGGCGTGGCTCTACAGCCAGAAACACACCGCGGGCCAGACGTCGTTGTTCCTGCTCAAGCGCGGCCTGTTCCTGGTGTTCCTGGAACTGACCTTTGTCTGTTTCGCCTGGAACGCCGAATTCCCGCCCAGGACCTTATGGCTGCAGGTGATCTGGTGCATTGGCCTGTGCATGATCGTCCTGGCCGCTCTGTTGCACCTCAAGCGCAGTTGGCTGATTGCCCTGGGGGTGGTCATCGTCGCGGGGCACAACCTGCTCGATGGCGTGGTGCTGGGGCCTGACTCGCCATTTTTCGTGCCCTGGTCGATTCTTCACCAGCGCGCGTTCATCGATATCACCGAGTTCACCCGGGCTCGCACTACTTATCCGGTATTGCCATGGATCGGCGTGATCCTGCTGGGCTGGGCCATCGGGCCGTGGTTCGGCAAGGACACTGCGCCTGCGGTGCGGCTGCGCCGGCTGTTGCAGGTCGGCATCGGCCTGCTGCTGGCCTTTGTCTTGATCCGTTACCTGAACGTGTATGGCGACAAGCCCTGGGTCCAGACCGGTGATGCGCTGCGTACCGTCATGAGCTTCCTGAGTGCGACGAAGTATCCGCCGTCCCTGATGTTCCTGCTGCCGACCCTGGGCGTGGGCTTGATACTGCTGGCGCTTTTCGAGAAAGCCCGGCAGCGGGGCAGCATCGCGCTACTGGCGATCTATGGCGGCGCCCCGATGTTTTTCTATCTGCTGCACCTTTACGTGCTCAAGGCGCTGTACCTGGTGGCGGTGGCCATCTGGGGGACCAACCAGGGCGCCTATTACGGCTTCGACCACCTGCCGATGGTCTGGCTGTGGAGCGTGCTGCTGGCGGTCGTGCTGTTTTTCCCCACGCGTTGGTTCGCAGGTGTCAAACAGCGCCGCCGTGACATCGCGATCCTGAAATACTTCTGA
- a CDS encoding ATP-binding response regulator — protein MAKPSDEQQKALAGLLGLGNHSTRKSHYPELAARLEELEQAKHRLQQLNDQLEQRVAERTDALLEANHNLQQQIAQRKLVEQQLRQARDAAQAANRSKDKYLAAASHDLLQPLNAARLLIATLRERALPTTEQLLVERTHQALEGAEDLLTDLLDISRLDQAAVRPDPASYRLDELLAPLVSEFQSVAGATGLELRVRFIDEAVLTDLRLITRILRNLLSNACRYTDHGGILLAARRRGGWVSLEVWDTGRGIAADNLESIFLEFNQLDVGRAADRKGVGLGLAIVERIANILGHRVQVRSRPGRGSVFSIEVPLSEDKPLPVSQMPIQAVAGNPLPGRRLLVIDNELSILQSMAALLGQWGCDVLIATDEAGALDVLQGHAPELILADFHLDHDVVGCEVVKHLREHFQQPIPAVIITADRSDQCRRALRKLNAPLLNKPVKPGKLRAVLSQMLG, from the coding sequence ATGGCGAAGCCCTCTGACGAGCAACAGAAAGCCCTGGCAGGGCTGCTGGGCCTGGGCAACCACTCGACACGCAAGAGCCATTATCCGGAGCTGGCGGCACGCCTGGAGGAGCTGGAGCAGGCCAAGCACCGCCTGCAGCAGCTCAACGACCAGCTGGAGCAGCGGGTGGCCGAGCGCACCGATGCACTGCTGGAGGCCAACCACAACCTGCAGCAGCAGATCGCCCAGCGCAAGCTGGTGGAGCAGCAACTGCGCCAGGCCCGGGACGCCGCCCAGGCCGCCAATCGCAGCAAGGACAAATACCTCGCCGCCGCCAGCCACGACCTGCTGCAGCCGCTCAATGCCGCACGCCTGTTGATCGCCACCTTGCGCGAGCGCGCGTTGCCCACCACCGAGCAATTGCTGGTGGAGCGCACCCATCAGGCCCTGGAAGGCGCGGAAGACCTGCTCACCGACTTGCTGGACATCTCCCGGCTGGACCAGGCGGCGGTTCGTCCCGACCCGGCGTCGTATCGGCTGGATGAGTTGCTGGCCCCGCTGGTGTCGGAGTTCCAGTCGGTGGCCGGCGCCACGGGCTTGGAGCTGCGGGTGCGCTTTATCGATGAAGCGGTGTTGACCGACCTGCGGCTGATAACGCGCATCCTGCGCAATCTGCTCAGCAACGCCTGTCGCTACACCGATCATGGCGGCATTCTCCTGGCGGCGCGGCGCAGGGGCGGGTGGGTGAGCCTGGAGGTCTGGGACACGGGACGCGGCATCGCGGCGGATAACCTGGAGTCGATTTTCCTCGAGTTCAACCAACTGGACGTGGGGCGGGCCGCCGATCGCAAAGGGGTAGGGCTGGGGCTGGCGATCGTCGAACGGATCGCCAATATCCTCGGTCATCGGGTCCAGGTACGTTCCCGGCCGGGACGCGGCTCGGTGTTCAGCATCGAGGTGCCGCTGTCCGAGGACAAGCCGCTGCCCGTGTCGCAGATGCCCATACAGGCGGTGGCCGGCAACCCGTTGCCGGGCCGCCGTTTGCTGGTGATCGACAATGAACTGAGCATCCTGCAAAGCATGGCCGCGTTGCTGGGGCAGTGGGGTTGCGACGTGTTGATCGCGACAGACGAAGCCGGGGCCCTGGATGTATTGCAAGGGCATGCACCGGAGTTGATCCTGGCGGATTTTCATCTGGATCATGACGTGGTGGGCTGCGAAGTGGTCAAGCACCTGCGTGAGCACTTCCAGCAGCCGATCCCGGCGGTGATCATCACCGCCGACCGCAGTGACCAGTGTCGTCGCGCCTTGCGCAAGCTGAACGCACCGCTGCTCAACAAGCCGGTCAAGCCCGGCAAGCTGCGGGCGGTGTTGAGCCAGATGCTCGGGTAA